DNA from Synergistaceae bacterium:
TCACGTTCGGCGGGGGCTGGAGCATTGTCGCACAAATGAATGAAATCTACGTAAAGCGCGAAAAAATTTTGACTCCTGAAGAATTGCTTGATATAACGAGCATAGGCCGCAGCTTACCGGGCACAATGATAGGAAATATCGCGATGTTTTTCGGGAATCGTCAAGCGGGATTTTTCGGGGGACTTGCCTGTGTGTTCGGAATGATTACAGCTCCCATGATTGTATTAATTATGATTACGAGCTTTTACACAGCTTTTCAGGATAATATATGGGTCTCGTCTGCTATGCGCGGGGTTCGTGTTGCTGTAGCTCCCGTTATAATTAGTGCTTTGGCGGGAATGGGTAAGAGTGCCTTCAAGATCCCCCCCTGTTATATTATTGCGCTGTTAATGTTCGCATTATATTTTTTCGTGCGTATTAGCTGCGTCTGGCTTGTTATAATCGGCGCATTTATCGGGCTGATTCTTTGTGAGTACTATGAGAGGGTGAAAAATTTTGATGTTATTGCTTGAATTATTCTGGAGCTTTGTTAAAATCGGCTTTACAAGTTTCGGCGGCTTGTCAATGATCCCCCTTATTTCAAGCGAAATGATTTCACACGGCTGGATGACTGCTCACGAAGTATCTGACATTGTAGCAATTGCAGAAAT
Protein-coding regions in this window:
- a CDS encoding chromate transporter, giving the protein MLLRLYLQFLKFGCFTFGGGWSIVAQMNEIYVKREKILTPEELLDITSIGRSLPGTMIGNIAMFFGNRQAGFFGGLACVFGMITAPMIVLIMITSFYTAFQDNIWVSSAMRGVRVAVAPVIISALAGMGKSAFKIPPCYIIALLMFALYFFVRISCVWLVIIGAFIGLILCEYYERVKNFDVIA